Sequence from the Candidatus Edwardsbacteria bacterium RifOxyA12_full_54_48 genome:
CCCTCCCGCTTCATTGCCGAGCTTCCCAGGGAGAACCTGAATACCGATTCGCCGAGAAACGAAAAACCGGCCGGCGATTTCCACGGGGAGCCTCGGGAGGGAACTTATCAAACCCAGGCCAAGGGCCTCAAGGGAAAGAGGGTGCATCATGAGATATGGGGCCAGGGCCAGGTGGTGGAGGCCGAGGGGGACGGCGATGATGTGAAGCTCTCCATAGTGTTCAACGGCGGGGTAAAGAAAAAAGTAATGGCCGGATTTGTGGAATTCATATAAAACCCAGGCAGATATTTAAGACCCTGCTTGAAATTACTGACAGTTATTATTACATTTCATATGGAGATCAAGCCCAGCTTTATAGAACTTTATAAGACAGGAGATCTGGGAAAAAAGAGCCGGGAGGCCGGCGATCTTCTATCCAGCTGTACCCTCTGCCCCCGTAACTGCGGAGTCAACCGCTGGCAGGGCCAGCTTGGTTGCTGCCGGTCCGGATTTCTGCCCACGGTCTCCAGCTATAACGTCCATCACGGGGAGGAACCGCCGATATCCGGGATCCGCGGCTCGGGCACCATCTTTTTCAGCCGCTGTAACCTGTCCTGCTGCTACTGCCAGAACTGGCCGATAAGCCAACTGGGTCAGGGACAGGAGGTCACGGTGGAACGGCTGGCCGGGATGATGCTGGAGCTGCAGCAAAGGGGCTGCCACAATATCAACTTTGTTACCCCGTCCCATATGACCGCCCAGATATTGATGGCGCTGGAGATAGCAGTTCGGCAAGGGTTTAATCTGCCATTGGTCTACAATACCAGCGGGTATGATTCGCTTGATTCCTTAAAACTGCTGGAGGGGGTGATAGACATTTATCTGCCGGATATCAGATACACCGATCCCGGGGCGGCGGAGAGATATTCGGAAGCGGGGGACTATCCGGAGGTCAATCAGGCGGCATTAAAGGAGATGTGGCGGCAGGTGGGCGAATTGCAACTGGACGACCAGGGGATAGCGCTCCGAGGAATGCTGGTAAGGCATTTGGTGCTGCCCAACGGATTGTCGCAGACCCGGGAGGCTTTGAAGTTCCTGGCCGGTGAGATATCGCCCCAGGTGCATCTGTCCCTGATGTCCCAGTTCTTTCCAGCCCACCGGGCGAACCAAACTGCCGAACTGGGAAGGAGCATCAGCCGGGAGGAATATCGGCAGGCGGTGGAGTGGGCGGAGGAATTCGGGCTGGAGAACGGTTGGCACCAGGAGCTGGACGATACCGGGGGCGGTCCCCCTGACCGGATAGTGAAGACCACTTGAAACAATATCATCTATATCCATGAGTACCAAGTGCTGGGAAGACAGAAATTGTCAGCAAAAAGAATGTCCGGTCCGGCGGAGGGGCGGTAAGCACTGCTGGTTAAGCGAACCCCGGCCGGGCTTTGACGGGCTGTATCTGCCATTCCGGGAACGGCTGTACCGGCACTGCCGCAGCTGCGGCCATTTCCAGGGCATTATCGAAAGGGGCGCCGGGCGCCGGGCGGATGACCATCTGATGTCCGACACCCTTTTTAAACTGTTGGAGGAGATGGGCTCCTTTCATGAAGAGGTGGCCAGATCAAACCGGGCCCTGACCGAGAATATTCAAAATCTGGCCATGCTCAATGAAGTGACCAAGGCCCTGCAGTCCACCCTGGACCTGAAACAGATCCTGCACATAATCCTGACCGGGGTCACGGCGGCGGAAATATTAAGGTTGAACCGGGCCTTTTTGCTGCTGCTGGATGACAGCCGGAAGAACCTGGTGGGAGAGATGGCGGTCGGCCCCACCGGTCCGGAGGAAGCCACCAAGATCTGGGACGAGCTTAAAAAAACCCCCGCCAGCTTCAAGGAACTGGCTATGCGGCCCCATCAGGAAATAGACGGCAACGAATATGTCAACCGGCTGGTCAGGGAGATAAAAGTTCCGGTTGAAGATTACGACAATGTGGCCGTCAGGGCCATCAGCCAAAGAAAACCATTTTTGGTAAGCGACGCCCAGGCCATCCCTGGAGCCAGGGGCTTTGCCGCCGTTCTCAAGGTCAGCAATTTCGTGATAGTTCCCCTGATTGCCGAGAACGAACCGCTGGGAGTGTTGATGGCGGACAACTCGATCACCCGGGCGCCCATCGAGCAAAGCGATCTGACCCTGCTGGAGATATTTGCCGGTCAGGTTGCCAGCGCCATCCGCAATGCCAAGCTTTATCAGCAGCTGCAGATGAAGATGAAGGAACTGCGCCAGAGCCAGGACCGGCTGATAAAAGCCGAGAAAATGGCCTCCATCGGAGAGATCGCCACCACCCTGGCCCATGAAATGAGGACCCCTTTGGTATCCATCGGCGGCTTCATCAACTCCATGGCCAAGCAGCAGCCGGACAACCGGCCCTTTGAAAAGCAATTGAGGATAATAGGCTCCGAGATCGAGCGCCTGGAGGCGGTCCTGTCCGACACCCTGGAGATGGCTCGATTCAAAGAACCGGAGCTGGTCCGGGCCGATATCAATACCATCATTGACGATTGCCTTAAACTGCTGCTGCCGGAATTTGAGGACAAAAAAATAGAGATACAAACCAGCTATCACTGCCCGGAACATCTGATCTGGCTGGATAAACTGCAGCTGCCCCAGGTCTTTTTTAACATATTCAAAAACGCCGTTCATGCCATGCCGTCCGGCGGCCTGCTGCAGATTGAAACGCAAAAGATGGAACCCAACAATATCGAGATAACGATCTCCGACACCGGATCCGGCATATCCGGCGACCATATAGGCAGAATATTCGAACCCCGGTTTACCACCAAAAACAACGGCAGCGGCATAGGGCTGGCCCTCAGCAAGAAGATCATAAACAGCCACCGGGGAATGATAAAAGCCGAGTTAAGACCGGAAGGCGGGACCGCTTTCACCATCAGCATTCCGTTAACATAGTGCTTTGTCAGGGACCTGTAACCTTTGAAAAGGAGCGCATCATGAAAACTATTTTGGTGGTCGATGATGAGGAGAATATCCGCATTTTATACCAGCAGGATTTTACCGCTTCCGGCTACCAGGTGATCTGTGCCGCGACATTGGACGAGGCCCAGAAGGAATTCTCCCGGAACCAGGTGGACCTGGTGGTGCTGGACCTAAAGCTCACCGCCCAGGATGGCGGGCTGGAGATGCTGCGCTGGATGCGGGAGGCCAACCGCAAGATCCCCATCATCATCAATACCGCCTATCCGGCCTATAAGACCGATTTCTCCTCCTGGCTGGCCGATGCCTATATCGTAAAATCAAGCAACCTTGACGAGCTTAAGGAAACCATCGCCAGGTTGATAACGCTATAAACTTATCATATAGGATGGCATGAAAACAGTTTCAATGAGCATCTTGATAGCATTATCCATGGCTCCCTGGGCCCTGGGTGATGAATTATATTTAAAGGCCGGAAACAAATTCGAAGGAACGGTTATAAAATGGGGGGAGGAACAGATTTCGTTCGTCCTGCGCGGCACAACGTTAAATGAGGCCTTCAATATCCCGGTGGAAACGATATCAAAGGTTATATTAAACGACAGCACAGAACATGTGCCCGGCGAGGGCCGTTGGATTTCAGACGGGGAGATGAGCCAGGAGGATCTTGCAAAAGCCGGGCTGGTCAAACAAAAACCCTCCGGTGCAGTTCTTCCCATAAAACAAACAGGCGAATGTAACTCCTTTAAAAATGAGAGGAAGGCAGGGGGAAACGACATTTTAATCGAGGGATCGATCCAAAAAGTGTCAGGCTATACCGAGTATCATATAAAATTTGCCGAAGCCTACTATACCTGGCAGAGTGTTTTGGCCTTTCCGGTGGATGGTTATAAGGTAAATGTCAAGGCCTCGCTAATAAAACATCCTTTTAAATCGCCGGATAAATACGTCGGGTTCGAATTATTGTACGCCAAGAACATCACCGATCCGGAAACCACAATGGTTGATTCCGATTATGTGACGTACGAGGCATATGGATATTCTGAAAAATGGGTCTGGAGCGCTACCCAATCGACGGCCGATTTGAATGCCAGCGAGTTGTGCGCAAATTTACGGGTAGGAAGGACCCTGTATAACGATATCTCAGGTTCAATCTTGCTGGGGTACCGGTATCTGAATTTCACCTACGACATATATGGCGTAAAGGGTTGGCAGCAACCAGTATATGAGGGCCAAATATACACGTTTGACACCCTTCAAAGCACCAATGTGCTTGATTATCGCGTTTCCTATCATTTGCCTTTCTTGGGATTATGCTTAAGGTTGGGCCTGTCGGAAAATTCGTGGCTGGACGGCAAATTGACGCGGTACATCAGATCAAGGGCCAATGACGAAGATGATCATATATTGAGATATTTTAAGGTCACCACCAGCTCCAAGGGTTCCGGATGGGGGGCTGAATTGGGCGGCCGGATAATTCTGTTGAAATTGGGCTCGGGCAAAAAAATATTTGCCGGAGCCGGTTATGAATTCAGCAAGATTTCAACCACCGGTATTCAAACCCAGAGGTACTATGCCGATGATCCGGATACTCCGGAAAATGAAATCGGGCTGACCTTTACCGGTATTGATAATGAAATTAATTTAAGCCAGCAGGCGCTGACGCTTTTTCTGGGTATGAACTATTAGGTTAAATAGAGGTAAAAATTCACATGAACAGGCTTAAAACATTGGTCCTGATGGCAGGACTTTCCGTCATTCTGGTCCTGGCCGGCAATCTTCTGGGCGGCCGGCAGGGGATGATGATGGCCCTGGTGTTTGCCGGGGGGATGAACCTTTTCGCCTACTGGTTCTCCGACAAGCTGGCCCTGATGAGCTATCGGGCCAGGCAGGTGTCCGAGGCCGAGGCCCCGGAGCTGCACTCAATAGTCAGAGGCCTGGCCACCAGGGCCGGAATACCCATGCCCAAGGTCTTTGTCATTCCGTCATCTTCTCCCAATGCCTTTGCCACCGGGCGCAATCCGCAACATGCCAGCGTGGCAGTTACCGAGGGGATAATGAGCCTTCTGAACCGGGAGGAATTGCAGGGGGTGATAGCCCATGAACTGGCCCATATCCGGCACCATGATATCCTGATCGCTTCCATAGTGGCCACTCTGGCCGGAGCCATCACCATGATAGCCCGGATGGCCGGATGGGCCGCCATGTTCGGCGGCTACGGGGGACGTGACAACGACCGTAACAGCGGTGGCGGGGCCATCGGATTCATCCTGATGGCCATCCTGGCTCCGATTGCCGCCCTGCTGGTGCAGATGTGGATCTCCCGCACCCGGGAGTACGACGCCGATGCCGGAGGGGCCAGGATAGCCGGGAACCCCTACGGTCTGGCCGATGCCTTGGAGAAACTGCAAAGGGGGGTGCAGGTGCGGCCCATTCAGGCCAATCCCTCTTCGGCCCACATGTTCATCGTCAATCCGCTTTCGGGCAAAAGTCTGATGAGCCTGTTCTCCACCCATCCCCCGATCGAAGAAAGGGTGGCAAAATTGAGGGCCATGGCCAGGGGGTAGCTTTTGGCGCAAAAGGGGTGTATAATTCAGAAAACCACGCAATAATTTTTTAAGGAAACTGAGCGATGAAAAAAACCGGGTTGTTATTTGCGGTAGCTTTCTCTTTGCTAGGGGGATATCTGTTCGCCCTGCCGGTGGAGATCTACAAAGTAGAACTTGCTCCCGGCACCGACGCCTACCGCTATGCCGCCGATAAAGGCTGGGAGGTGTTTTATGCCATGGAGGAACAGCTGCTGGTGTCCGGCAGGCCGGTTGCCAATGCCGAAAGGATATACCAGGGCGATTCAAAAAACCTAAAGTGGGCCTATCGGAGAAAAGGCTTCGCTGCTGCCGTCCCCGCCCAAAAAATCATTTTCTCTCATAACGGAAGCTATCTGTTGGAAGCCCCCGAAATCAAGCAATCATCCGCCAGGGGTTACGAGGCTTTTACCATCAAGGATTTCTCCGGGGAGCCGATAAAACTCAACGCCATTACCTATGTGTTGGGTAAAACCCTGGCCAGGGATTCATCGATAGCGACCCTGACCCATTTGGTTGATACCGCCCAGGTGCGCACCCGGATAGAAGCTTTGCAATCTTTTAACACCAGGTTTTTGGGCGCCGCCAATCATGACTCGGTGGTGGGATGGATACGGAATCAGTTTCTGAACATGGGCATTACCGATGTTATATTAGATACCTTTAATATCGGGTTCGGCCCCAAACAGCATAATATCATTGCCACGATACCGGGCCTTTTAGACACATCGGTTGTTTATATTGTAGGGGGGCATTACGACTCCTATTCTGACAGACGTTATTCAGATACTTTAATAAAATACTCTCAGGCTCCTGGGGCTGATGATAATGCCTCGGGAACAGTAGCCGCACTGGAAATGGCCCGGGTACTGGCCCAGCCCGGCAACCGGCCCAACTGCACGGTCAGGTTCATTGCCTTTGATGCGGAGGAATATGGTCTGTTCGGCAGTGAATATTATGCCCAGCAGGCTCTGGCAGAGGGTATGGACATAGGATGCATGCTCAATTACGACATGATCGGATATAAAGGCAACGACAGCACTTTTATTTCCAAACTTTATCCGGGCTCGGAAGAATATGCCTACATGCTGGGACAGCTGGCCGGATGGTACGGCCGAACCGCCGACACCAATCTGGTGCCGGTGTATAACAGCGTATATCTTAATGGCAGCGATAGCTGGGAATTCTCCATCCGCGGGTTTCCGGTGACCTACAGCGAAGAGGATGTTTTCAGCACGGTCTATCACCAGACCAACGATAGCACTACGTATATGAACATGCGCTATGTTACCAGTATCATCAAGGCTGGGACGGGGTTTTTGGGCACGCTGGCCAACTATCCCCAGAAGGTAGCCGCTGTCATCGCCAGCGATATTGGAACCGGAAACGAACTGGCGGTGGAGTGGACACCGAATGCGGCAGCCAACATCGTGGGCTATAATATCTATTATGGCTATGCCAGCGGGTCTTACGATTATAACCAATACACTACTTCAGTATCCGACACCATAACAGGGCTGATATCAAACGTCAATTGTTATATTACCGTCCGGGCGGTTGACACTGACGGGAAGGAGAGCCCGATTGCCTCCGAGGTTATCGGCGTTCCGGTACTGCTGACGCTGGATAAAGGGATACTGGTGGTGGATGAGACCCAGAACTGGACCAGCGGGAGCTTCCCCCGGGATACCACCCAGGACAAGTATTTCAGGGACCTGCTGGAGGGCTATACCATAACAGAGCACGAATACGGCACCAGCGGGGAGAAGCCGGGTCTGGTTGACCTGGCCTCGTATTCCACGGTGTTCTGGCACGCCGATGACTACAGTTCCCCGATGTTCGGCAATTGTGTTGGCGATCTGGAGTTGTATTTGTCGCACGGCGGCAGATTATGCCTGGCCGGGTGGAAGCCCAGCGCGGATGTCACCGGCAACAATATAGATACCGCCCATTATTATTCCGGAAGTTTCATATACGACTATATGAAGGTATCCCAGATGAGCCGATCACTGATAGCGAATTCGTTCCAGGCGGCAGTGGGTAAACTAAGCTATCCGGATGTCTCGGTTGACTCGGCCAAGGTTCCGGTGGTCTCTTGGGGCGGGACCATGCGGTATATAGAGAAGCTGACCCCGGTATCACCGGCCGAGGGGATCTACGACATCGACATGAAAAACGACAGCAGCAGTTTCGAGGGCCAGAACTGCGGGGTAAGGTATCTGGGAAGCGACTTCAAGACGGCATTGCTGGGCTACCCGCTGTATTTCATGGACCAAGCCCAGGCCAAGGCTGTGGTCCAGAAGATCATGGATGATTTCGGGGAGGTGAACGGGGTGAGCGGGAATCCGGAGGATAAGATCCCGGTTCTGAACTTCAAATTATCCCAGAACGCTCCCAATCCATTCAAACAGTTTACGATTATCAGTTACCAGCTGCCGCAGGCCGGACAGGTCAAACTGAGCATCTATAACATAGCCGGGCAACTTGTGAAGACCTTGGTAAGTGGAGATCAGTCGGCCGGAAGCTATACCATCAACTGGGACCGGAAAGACAACAATAACAGGCAGGTCAGCGCCGGGGTGTATATCTATCACTTAAGCGCCGGCGACAAGACCCAAAGCCGGAAGATGATAGTCTTGAAATAAGAGGATAATCCAACCAACAGGCCGCCCATAGGGGCGGCCTGTTTTTTACTAAACCTCGAAACATAGGGTGAACAATATAACGAACATTTAGACAACATTTAGATTGACACCAATATATTTAGGTGTTAAAATGTTAACTGAGTTTGACTATCATCATGGAAGCGTGGCCGAGTGGTTGAAGGCGGCGGTCTTGAAAACCGTTGTGCTGAAAGGCACCAGGGGTTCAAATCCTCTCGCTTCCGCCATTTTGCAAGAACCCCTGGAGTGGTTGAAGACCACGGGGTTCTCCGCCGGCAGGAATTATGCAAACAAAGCGACGGCGGATGCGCCGCAGGTGCAAAATCCTCTCGCTTCCGCCATTAAGTGATAGGGCAAAGCTAAATTTGGAATTGCTTGTCCGGAAACGCTGTCTTGAATTTCAGACAAAAAAACGTTATAATTAGTGTGATTATTTAATGCGGAGAGGTGGCCGAGTGGCCGAAGGCGACGGTTTGCTAAACCGTTATACGGTCTTAAAGCTGTATCCAGGGTTCAAATCCCTGCCTCTCCGCCATTTTATTTGAGTGAACCTTGGATACAGCGGAAGCTGAAGGGTTCTCCGCCGGCAGTAATACATGCTGCAGAGCGACGGCGGATGCGCCTATGGCGCAAAATCCCTGCCTCTCCGCCATACAATACGGATTACATCAGGAAATTAATAAAAGGCGGAGCGTTCCGCCTTTTATTATTAGGGAATAAAGCATGGTTTTAAGCGGTATATAATTTGGAAACACTCACAGATCAAGAACTGATAGAAAAGGTGCTGTCCGGCCAGGACGCCCATTACAGCCAGCTGGTAAAAAGATACCAGCGGGCCATCTATTCCACTGCCGCCAGGTATTTAAGATGTCATGCGGCGGCCGACGAAGCGGTCCAGGAGACATTCATCAAGGCCTATTTTTCCCTTAAATCCTACGATAGCCGGTACCGATTTTATACTTGGTTGGTGCGGATAACCATAAACCTCTGCCATGATGCGGCCAAAAAACAACAACGCTACGTGGCCCTGGAGGAAGACCACCAGCTGTCGGATTCCGACGATCCCCTGGAGAATGCCATCCAGAAAGACTCCTGCCAAAGGATCAGGAACGAGATAGACGGCCTGCCTAACGACCAGCGGGAGGTCATCCTATTGAGGGTCGACAAGGAGCTCTCCTATGAAGAGATCAGCCAAGCTCTGAAGATTCCCCAGGGGACCGTGATGTCCCGGCTATTTCGGGGAAGAAAGACCCTGATGGAAAGATTGAGAGATGTTATATGAATAAAAAGAAACATGAAATAGATCTGGACCAATTGCAAGCCTATATTGACGGACAACTGGGTCAACCGGATCGAGCCATGGTAGAGACCCATCTGAGCCATTGCCCGGAATGCCGGGGATTGGTCTCGCACTTAAAGAACCTGGACCGGGCCGTGGCCGATGCGGAATGCCCATCGGCTCCCGAGGCATATTTTGCCACCCTGGCCTCCAGGGTGGCCGGCGGCATCGCCCGGAGAAAGATGGAAAAAAGAAGGAGATCCGGGGGGATCGTCTTACGGTGGTTGGGCGTGCCGATTGCCGCTGCGGCAACGATTATTTTGGCAGTGGTAGTGTCCAATAACATGTTTTTGCAAACCGAAAGACAAATTAAACTTGAGGGTGACAAGATAAAAACACCGAATATTCGGGCGGTCCAAGGGCCGCCGTCGGTCGCATCCTCAAAAAAAACCTCCGGACAGCCGCGAGTTTCCCTCAAAGATGAAGGGCAGACAGATGTTTTGGCGGCCAGCCGGAAACAGGCAGCCGCCGATATTACTATTGCTTCGGAAAAGGGATCCCGGACAATGGAAGCCGCCGTAAAAGAGGAAGAAATCACAGTTGGTTTGGTTGCCGGCCGAAAGCCGGGGGATACTGACGGATCCCGGACTCCAGAAAAGAAATCCAGGTTGGAGGAAACTGCTTTTATGGAAGTTAAGGCTCCGGTTGCAATGATATCTCCCCGGGCAAAAAAGGCGAACACCGCCGTTGGCGCTCCTAGTAAAGAAACAAGCCAGGCGTCCGACGCGGCCAGGAAAAAACCGCCTGCGGCTTCATCGGTGCCTCACGTGGTGTATGAGGTAAAAACAATAGTCATATATCTACCGGGCGGCGATTCACCCTGCCCGCCCCCGGAGATATCCACCGCCATAGAGATAGGTATTCCCAACGGAGGCTGAGGGCCG
This genomic interval carries:
- a CDS encoding radical SAM protein; translated protein: MEIKPSFIELYKTGDLGKKSREAGDLLSSCTLCPRNCGVNRWQGQLGCCRSGFLPTVSSYNVHHGEEPPISGIRGSGTIFFSRCNLSCCYCQNWPISQLGQGQEVTVERLAGMMLELQQRGCHNINFVTPSHMTAQILMALEIAVRQGFNLPLVYNTSGYDSLDSLKLLEGVIDIYLPDIRYTDPGAAERYSEAGDYPEVNQAALKEMWRQVGELQLDDQGIALRGMLVRHLVLPNGLSQTREALKFLAGEISPQVHLSLMSQFFPAHRANQTAELGRSISREEYRQAVEWAEEFGLENGWHQELDDTGGGPPDRIVKTT
- a CDS encoding two-component system response regulator, coding for MKTILVVDDEENIRILYQQDFTASGYQVICAATLDEAQKEFSRNQVDLVVLDLKLTAQDGGLEMLRWMREANRKIPIIINTAYPAYKTDFSSWLADAYIVKSSNLDELKETIARLITL
- a CDS encoding protease HtpX; the protein is MNRLKTLVLMAGLSVILVLAGNLLGGRQGMMMALVFAGGMNLFAYWFSDKLALMSYRARQVSEAEAPELHSIVRGLATRAGIPMPKVFVIPSSSPNAFATGRNPQHASVAVTEGIMSLLNREELQGVIAHELAHIRHHDILIASIVATLAGAITMIARMAGWAAMFGGYGGRDNDRNSGGGAIGFILMAILAPIAALLVQMWISRTREYDADAGGARIAGNPYGLADALEKLQRGVQVRPIQANPSSAHMFIVNPLSGKSLMSLFSTHPPIEERVAKLRAMARG